The Falco biarmicus isolate bFalBia1 unplaced genomic scaffold, bFalBia1.pri scaffold_36, whole genome shotgun sequence genome includes a window with the following:
- the LOC130143511 gene encoding ankyrin repeat domain-containing protein 26-like has translation MEEKQKLELQSRNLEMELRTLRKLLKQVEEERDETQRQLSQEKRARALQEGILNNHLGRQKELEEETRRSIGKNSEESRTDREQDLLYKNQLLQDEIAMLRLELTQVRLRHQEEQGKYLKENETLKEKNEALKKELKLHKEALRQMFFQFNAELDLVKRESAVLTSKLEQTNKSKDRLETEIESLRSSLNAAVQELELHLSSESNAERRFPRERDECLCLQVELHRDLSGVQETNKSLSLQLCKAKSKANRLENELHQLKQLLGEKALLLEMTKKN, from the exons atggaggagaaacagaaacttgagtTACAGTCTAGGAATTTAGAAATGGAGTTAAGAACACTGAGAAAGCTCTTGAAACAG GTTGAAGAGGAACGTGatgaaacacagagacagctctCTCAGGAAAAGAGGGCCAGAGCCcttcaagaaggaattttgaacaACCACCTTGGGAGACAAAAGGAACtagaagaagagacaagaagatCTATCGGAAAAAATTCAGag GAATCCCGCACTGATAGAGAACAGGATCTGTTGTACAAGAATCAGTTACTACAAGATGAGATTGCTATGCTAAGGCTAGAACTCACTCAAGTAAGACTTAGGCACCAggaggaacaaggaaaatatttaaaggaaaatgagaccttgaaagaaaaaaatgaagctctcaAAAAGGAACTTAAACTGCACAAGGAAGcattaagacaaatgttttttcagttcaacgCGGAGCTGGACTTAGTAAAGAGAgaatctgcagtgctgacttCCAAACTTgagcagacaaacaaaagcaaagacagactaGAGACAGAAATTGAATCATTGCGTTCCTCCCTGAACGCTGCAGTTCAAGAACTTGAACTTCATTTGTCATCAGAAAGCAATGCTGAACGAAGATTTCCCAGAGAACGTGATGAATGCCTTTGCTTGCAAGTCGAGCTCCATCGTGACCTCTCTGGCGTGCAAGAAACCAACAAGagcttgtctctgcagctgtgtaaagctaaaagcaaagctaataGGCTAGAAAATGAGCTCCACCAGTTGAAGCAACTGCTCggagaaaaagctttgcttttagaaatgacaaaaaagaattaa